The following proteins come from a genomic window of Elusimicrobiota bacterium:
- a CDS encoding PilZ domain-containing protein, translated as MTGNLGDFPHRPRAAERAASDIPLEIYDAEGRTLRGVSRLLDVSKNGACVESTCEFNEGDGLVLRGSVGDGEVVPFRAVVIWRSFSFRLHRYGLRFDDLSPAARESVDRFVSLTAARWRKKR; from the coding sequence GTGACCGGGAACCTTGGCGACTTCCCGCACCGGCCGCGGGCGGCGGAACGCGCGGCCAGCGACATCCCTTTGGAAATTTACGACGCCGAAGGGCGGACCCTCCGGGGCGTTTCGCGCCTGTTGGATGTGTCGAAGAACGGGGCCTGCGTTGAATCGACCTGTGAGTTCAACGAAGGAGACGGGTTGGTGTTGCGGGGCTCCGTCGGAGACGGGGAAGTGGTGCCGTTCCGCGCGGTGGTGATTTGGCGGAGTTTTTCGTTTCGCCTTCACCGGTACGGGCTTCGGTTCGACGATTTGTCGCCGGCGGCGCGCGAATCCGTGGACCGCTTTGTGAGCTTGACCGCGGCCCGCTGGCGGAAGAAAAGGTAA
- a CDS encoding 2-isopropylmalate synthase codes for MTMKNKTQDRVIVFDTTLRDGEQSPGASLNIEEKRQAARALADLGVDVIEAGFPVSSPGDFEAVKTVAKDVRGPEVCGLARAIKGDIDACWNAVKHAKKPRIHTFIATSDLHIEQKLRMTRAQVLDRAVEMVRYAKKFTDNVEFSAEDAVRTDFDYLCQVVEAVIDAGARTVNIPDTVGYSIPSEWGDKIGRLIARVPNIRKAVVSVHCHNDLGLGVANSLAAIQHGARQVECTINGIGERAGNAALEEIVMALRTRKDLFHLTTGVNTREIARASRLLSKLTGMVVQPNKAVVGANAFAHSSGIHQDGVLKSRTTYEIMNPEDVGVEESALLLTARSGRNGVVSRLKHLGHTLSGEKLEILFAKFKTLADKKKYVFDDDLLALVEEEGREKAEDVFHMDYLNTTSGTGIVPTATLRLKKKDKVYQEAACGDGPVDAVYRAMDKIAGVVPALQDYQLRSVSSGTDAQGEVVVRVEHKGLVVTGKGTSTDIVEASAKAYLNALNKILTARPRRAVAKNQGM; via the coding sequence ATGACCATGAAAAACAAAACCCAGGACCGCGTGATCGTCTTCGACACAACCCTGCGCGACGGGGAGCAATCCCCGGGCGCGAGCTTGAACATCGAGGAAAAGCGTCAGGCCGCCCGCGCGCTCGCGGATCTGGGCGTGGACGTGATCGAGGCCGGGTTCCCGGTGTCGAGCCCCGGGGATTTCGAGGCCGTCAAAACCGTCGCCAAGGACGTTCGCGGGCCCGAGGTCTGCGGGTTGGCGCGCGCCATCAAGGGGGACATCGACGCCTGTTGGAACGCGGTCAAGCACGCCAAAAAACCGCGCATCCACACTTTTATCGCCACCTCCGATCTCCACATCGAACAGAAATTGCGCATGACCCGCGCCCAGGTCCTCGATCGGGCGGTGGAGATGGTTCGCTACGCCAAAAAATTCACCGACAACGTGGAGTTCTCGGCGGAGGACGCCGTCCGCACGGATTTCGATTACCTGTGCCAGGTCGTCGAGGCCGTGATCGACGCCGGGGCCCGGACGGTCAACATCCCCGACACCGTCGGCTACTCCATTCCCTCGGAGTGGGGGGACAAGATCGGCCGATTGATCGCCCGGGTGCCCAACATCCGCAAGGCGGTCGTGAGCGTCCATTGCCACAACGATCTGGGCCTGGGCGTGGCCAACAGCTTGGCGGCCATTCAACACGGCGCCCGCCAAGTCGAGTGCACCATCAACGGCATCGGCGAGCGCGCCGGCAACGCCGCGCTCGAAGAGATCGTCATGGCCCTGCGCACCCGCAAGGACCTGTTTCATTTGACGACCGGGGTCAACACCCGGGAGATCGCCCGCGCGAGCCGCTTGCTGTCCAAATTGACGGGCATGGTGGTTCAGCCCAACAAGGCCGTGGTGGGGGCCAACGCCTTCGCCCATTCCTCGGGCATCCACCAAGACGGCGTCCTGAAATCCCGCACCACCTACGAAATCATGAACCCCGAGGACGTGGGGGTGGAGGAGAGCGCCCTTCTGCTGACGGCGCGTTCCGGCCGCAACGGGGTCGTGAGTCGTTTGAAACATTTGGGGCACACGCTCTCGGGCGAAAAATTGGAGATTCTGTTCGCCAAATTCAAAACCCTGGCGGACAAAAAGAAATACGTTTTTGACGACGATCTGCTGGCCCTGGTGGAGGAAGAGGGCCGGGAAAAAGCCGAGGACGTGTTTCACATGGATTACCTCAATACCACCTCCGGCACCGGCATCGTCCCGACGGCCACCTTGCGTTTGAAGAAGAAGGACAAGGTGTACCAGGAGGCGGCCTGCGGCGACGGGCCCGTGGACGCGGTCTACCGCGCCATGGACAAAATCGCGGGCGTCGTTCCCGCGCTCCAGGACTACCAACTGCGGTCCGTTTCCTCCGGAACCGACGCCCAGGGCGAGGTCGTGGTGCGCGTGGAGCACAAAGGCTTGGTGGTGACGGGCAAGGGCACGTCCACCGATATCGTCGAGGCCAGCGCGAAGGCCTATCTGAACGCCCTCAACAAAATCTTGACCGCACGGCCCCGGCGGGCCGTGGCCAAGAACCAAGGAATGTGA
- the pssA gene encoding CDP-diacylglycerol--serine O-phosphatidyltransferase — protein sequence MNVRDLIRAVWDRGSEAQLKVPPASTAPRPPVRRGIYLLPALFTIGNMAFGFFSLVKSVSYEFGAAATAILLGHVLDILDGTVARLTKTTSRFGVELDSLADWLTFSIAPSFLMYQLVLKDNKSWGFAIALLFVICGALRLARFNLKAQMGESTPGFFLGLPTPAAGGMLAIFALLYDVMELGKPIKSFRFVMNQVPMFYEVVPAVMLLLSLLMVSDVRYAKFKASNLLRPRSLRALVLTVLAGLMIWVYPQNVIFILYAFYVVWGIVSYFFGRTPRGESGRVAKDDPLDSYGK from the coding sequence ATGAACGTTCGGGATTTGATCAGGGCGGTGTGGGATCGTGGGTCGGAAGCGCAGCTCAAGGTGCCGCCGGCATCGACGGCGCCGCGCCCCCCGGTGCGGCGGGGCATCTATTTGTTGCCGGCCCTGTTCACCATCGGGAACATGGCCTTCGGGTTCTTTTCCCTGGTGAAATCGGTTTCCTACGAATTCGGCGCGGCCGCCACCGCCATCCTTTTGGGCCACGTGCTCGACATCCTGGACGGCACCGTTGCCCGGTTGACCAAGACCACCAGCCGCTTCGGCGTCGAGCTGGATTCCCTGGCCGACTGGTTGACCTTTTCCATCGCGCCGTCGTTCTTGATGTATCAGTTGGTCCTCAAGGACAACAAGTCCTGGGGTTTCGCCATCGCCCTGCTGTTCGTCATCTGCGGGGCGTTGCGGTTGGCGCGGTTTAATTTGAAGGCCCAAATGGGGGAATCGACCCCGGGCTTTTTCCTCGGGTTGCCCACCCCGGCGGCCGGCGGCATGTTGGCCATTTTCGCCCTGCTTTACGACGTGATGGAGCTGGGCAAGCCCATCAAGAGCTTCCGCTTCGTGATGAATCAGGTGCCGATGTTCTACGAGGTGGTGCCGGCCGTGATGTTGCTCTTGTCGCTCCTCATGGTGTCGGACGTGCGCTACGCAAAGTTCAAGGCCTCGAACCTGTTGCGTCCCCGCAGCCTGCGGGCCTTGGTCTTGACGGTGCTGGCCGGGCTCATGATTTGGGTGTACCCCCAGAACGTGATCTTCATCCTCTACGCCTTCTACGTGGTGTGGGGGATTGTGAGCTACTTTTTCGGACGGACGCCGCGCGGGGAATCCGGGCGGGTGGCCAAGGACGACCCCTTGGACAGTTACGGGAAATGA
- a CDS encoding 3-isopropylmalate dehydratase small subunit: MSENTSIIKSVSGRGIAVRGDDIDTDRIMPARYLRCVTFADIGQYTFQDERFDPQGNAKSHPFNAPEHRGASILAVNKNFGCGSSREHAPQGIKRWGIHLIVGESFAEIFAGNCTAIGLPVVTAAPADVAALMEFIETRPAETVTVDLQAKRATFGGRAIALEMRDSFRALFLDGTWDSTATLLAARDQIQETVERVPYLHWGAARVS; this comes from the coding sequence ATGAGCGAAAACACTTCCATCATCAAATCGGTCTCGGGCCGCGGGATCGCGGTGCGCGGCGACGACATCGACACGGACCGGATCATGCCCGCGCGGTACCTCCGGTGCGTCACCTTTGCGGACATCGGCCAATACACGTTCCAAGACGAGCGTTTCGATCCCCAAGGAAACGCCAAGTCGCACCCCTTTAACGCGCCCGAACACCGGGGGGCCTCGATCCTGGCGGTGAACAAAAACTTTGGTTGCGGGTCCTCCCGGGAACACGCGCCCCAGGGCATCAAACGCTGGGGAATCCATTTGATCGTGGGGGAATCCTTCGCGGAAATTTTCGCCGGGAACTGCACGGCCATCGGCCTGCCGGTGGTCACGGCGGCCCCGGCCGACGTGGCGGCGCTTATGGAATTCATCGAAACCCGACCCGCCGAAACGGTGACGGTCGACCTCCAGGCGAAGCGCGCCACTTTCGGCGGTCGGGCGATCGCCCTTGAGATGCGGGATTCCTTCCGGGCGTTGTTCTTGGACGGCACGTGGGATTCGACGGCCACCCTGCTGGCGGCGCGGGATCAAATTCAAGAAACCGTGGAACGCGTTCCGTACCTGCATTGGGGGGCGGCCCGGGTCTCGTGA
- a CDS encoding 3-isopropylmalate dehydrogenase yields MSKKIHKIAVMGGDGTGPEVVNEGVKVLKAVGKSLNIAFDWIPYDLGGERYKRTGEILPDSVLAELRKVDAIYLGAIGHPDVKPGILEKGLLLQLRFQLDQYINLRPVKLYPNVETPLKDKGPKDIDFVVVRENTEGLYAGAGGVLKKGTPDEIAVQESINTRKGVERCLRYAFQYTRRRNKNKKLTLVGKTNVLTYAFDLWERAFHEIGQKDFADIQRDYAHVDATCMWMVKNPDWFDVLVTDNMFGDIITDLGAMVQGGMGIAAGGNINPEGVSMFEPIGGSAPKYTGKNVINPLAAICAGGMMLDVLGETDAAQRVEGAVVKLLSSGKMKSQAAGKMGMSTTEIGDWLAANV; encoded by the coding sequence ATGTCCAAGAAAATCCACAAAATCGCGGTGATGGGCGGCGACGGCACCGGGCCGGAAGTCGTCAACGAAGGCGTCAAAGTTTTGAAGGCGGTGGGTAAATCCTTGAACATCGCCTTTGACTGGATTCCCTACGATTTGGGCGGGGAGCGCTACAAACGGACCGGCGAGATTTTGCCGGATTCCGTCCTGGCCGAATTGCGGAAGGTGGACGCCATTTACCTGGGCGCCATCGGTCATCCGGACGTCAAGCCGGGAATCCTGGAAAAGGGCTTGTTGCTGCAATTGCGTTTCCAGCTCGATCAATACATCAACCTTCGCCCGGTGAAACTCTATCCCAACGTCGAAACCCCTCTGAAGGACAAGGGGCCGAAAGACATCGATTTCGTCGTCGTTCGCGAGAACACCGAAGGCCTCTACGCGGGCGCCGGCGGGGTGCTCAAGAAGGGGACGCCGGACGAAATCGCGGTGCAAGAGTCCATCAACACGCGCAAGGGCGTGGAGCGCTGCCTGCGCTACGCGTTCCAGTACACGCGTCGGCGCAACAAGAACAAGAAGCTCACGCTCGTCGGAAAAACGAACGTGCTGACCTACGCCTTCGACCTCTGGGAAAGGGCCTTTCATGAAATCGGCCAAAAAGATTTCGCCGACATCCAGCGCGATTACGCCCACGTGGACGCCACCTGCATGTGGATGGTGAAAAACCCCGATTGGTTCGACGTCCTCGTGACCGACAACATGTTCGGGGACATCATCACGGACTTGGGCGCCATGGTGCAGGGGGGAATGGGCATCGCGGCGGGGGGAAACATCAATCCGGAAGGGGTCTCCATGTTCGAACCCATCGGTGGTTCGGCCCCGAAATACACCGGCAAAAACGTGATCAATCCCTTGGCCGCCATTTGCGCGGGAGGCATGATGCTGGATGTCCTTGGCGAAACCGACGCCGCCCAACGGGTGGAAGGGGCCGTGGTCAAGCTGTTGAGCTCCGGAAAAATGAAGAGCCAGGCGGCCGGCAAAATGGGGATGAGCACCACCGAAATCGGGGATTGGCTCGCGGCCAACGTCTGA
- the ilvB gene encoding biosynthetic-type acetolactate synthase large subunit, producing MTHKPTTHTHFLSCLVEDRPGVLARIAGLISSRGFNIDSLAVGGTHIAGISRISLVCNGDDRVVRQIISQLNKLVDVIRVSDLSWEDNVESELVLLKVNTADRDGLSAACRPFHARVHDSPGGFVIEDAGRGEEVDALLKALAPFGIQEVSRTGRILLQRGKSLDMSADLELHADTAVPSDGEAMTGADLIPRVLAKEGVTTLFGYSGGAILPAIDALFRYNEKHAGAAKIKYIVPANEQGAGFMASGYARSTGRVGVALVTSGPGATNTVTPIRDAMADSVPMVVLTGQVPRPAIGTDAFQEAPVFNIMMACAKHVFLVENPEELEATLRTAFWIARTGRPGPVVIDIPKDVQNAPVRFKGAGLLPLRGYRRRAEALSQARLSDESARAFFQRLGEAHRPLLYVGGGVVNADASAELREFAETFQIPVVTTLLGIGALDKEHPLNLHMLGMHGTAYANYAVEDCDFLFAVGARFDDRVAGKVMEFAPKATFIAHLDIDPSEIGKVKTPTWSHVADAKRGLRDLIDAGKKSGFNRDFAAWLRHVAATKKAHPLDYNRASDKIQPYAVLEKVAALTQGRAIVSTGVGQHQMWAAQYGRTAVPRRWLTSGSMGTMGYGLPAAIGAQFANPDALVIDVDGDGSLRMNFSELETVTTYNLPIKVLLLNNEGDGMVRQWQTLYFNRRYFAIDKNLHTLDFVKAASAMGFPFAQRVEKPVDVDAVLKAFLEAKGPAFLDVRVDPFAFVYPMVGPGMSYKEMVTGDWIKSRPQQVAPHEIPADVVPDLF from the coding sequence ATGACGCACAAACCAACGACGCACACGCATTTTCTGTCCTGCCTGGTGGAAGACCGCCCGGGCGTTCTGGCACGGATCGCCGGGTTGATCTCCAGCCGGGGCTTCAACATCGACTCCTTGGCGGTGGGCGGCACCCACATCGCGGGCATCTCCCGGATTTCCCTGGTGTGCAACGGCGACGACCGCGTGGTGCGGCAAATCATCAGCCAGTTGAACAAGTTGGTGGACGTGATCCGCGTGTCCGACTTGAGCTGGGAAGACAACGTGGAAAGCGAATTGGTCCTTTTGAAGGTGAACACCGCCGATCGGGACGGGTTGAGCGCGGCCTGTCGTCCCTTCCACGCGCGGGTGCACGACAGCCCCGGCGGCTTCGTGATCGAGGACGCGGGGCGCGGCGAAGAGGTGGACGCCCTGCTCAAAGCTTTGGCGCCCTTCGGCATCCAGGAGGTGTCGCGGACGGGACGCATTCTCCTGCAAAGGGGAAAAAGTCTCGACATGTCGGCGGACCTGGAACTTCACGCCGACACGGCGGTTCCGTCGGACGGGGAGGCCATGACCGGCGCGGACCTGATCCCCCGCGTCCTGGCGAAGGAAGGCGTGACCACATTGTTCGGGTATTCGGGCGGCGCCATCCTGCCCGCGATCGACGCCTTGTTTCGGTACAACGAAAAACACGCCGGCGCGGCCAAGATCAAATACATCGTGCCCGCCAACGAACAGGGCGCCGGGTTTATGGCATCGGGTTACGCGCGGTCGACCGGGCGCGTGGGCGTGGCGTTGGTGACCTCCGGTCCCGGCGCCACGAACACGGTCACACCGATCCGCGACGCCATGGCCGATTCCGTGCCGATGGTGGTCTTGACCGGGCAGGTCCCCCGGCCCGCCATCGGGACCGACGCGTTCCAGGAAGCCCCGGTGTTCAACATCATGATGGCCTGCGCGAAACACGTGTTCCTGGTGGAGAACCCCGAGGAATTGGAAGCCACCCTGCGAACGGCTTTCTGGATCGCCCGCACCGGGCGCCCCGGGCCGGTGGTGATCGACATTCCCAAAGACGTGCAAAACGCCCCCGTGCGTTTCAAGGGCGCGGGACTCCTGCCGTTGCGCGGCTACCGCCGCCGGGCGGAGGCCCTGTCCCAGGCGCGGCTCTCCGACGAATCCGCGCGCGCCTTCTTCCAGCGTTTGGGCGAAGCGCACCGACCGCTCCTTTATGTCGGCGGCGGCGTGGTCAACGCCGACGCGTCGGCCGAGTTGCGCGAATTCGCCGAGACGTTCCAGATCCCCGTGGTGACGACCCTCTTGGGCATCGGCGCGTTGGACAAGGAACACCCCCTCAATCTGCACATGCTGGGGATGCACGGGACGGCCTACGCCAATTACGCCGTGGAGGACTGCGACTTCCTTTTCGCCGTGGGCGCTCGTTTCGACGACCGCGTGGCCGGCAAGGTGATGGAGTTCGCCCCCAAGGCGACGTTCATCGCCCACCTGGACATCGACCCCTCCGAAATCGGCAAGGTCAAGACGCCAACCTGGTCCCATGTGGCCGACGCCAAGCGGGGACTGCGGGATTTGATCGACGCGGGCAAAAAAAGCGGGTTCAACCGGGATTTCGCCGCCTGGCTGCGGCACGTGGCCGCGACCAAGAAGGCGCACCCGCTCGATTACAACCGCGCCTCCGATAAGATTCAGCCCTACGCCGTGTTGGAAAAGGTGGCCGCGTTGACGCAAGGGCGCGCCATCGTGTCCACGGGCGTGGGCCAGCACCAGATGTGGGCGGCGCAGTACGGCCGCACCGCGGTGCCCCGGCGGTGGCTGACCTCGGGGTCCATGGGCACCATGGGCTACGGCCTTCCGGCCGCCATCGGGGCGCAATTCGCCAACCCCGACGCCCTGGTGATCGACGTGGACGGCGACGGCAGCCTGCGCATGAACTTCAGCGAGTTGGAAACCGTCACGACGTACAACTTGCCGATCAAGGTGCTGTTGTTGAACAACGAAGGCGACGGGATGGTGCGCCAGTGGCAAACGCTGTACTTCAACCGCCGGTATTTCGCCATCGACAAAAACCTGCACACGTTGGACTTTGTGAAGGCCGCCTCGGCCATGGGGTTCCCCTTCGCCCAGCGGGTCGAAAAACCCGTCGATGTGGACGCGGTGCTGAAGGCTTTCCTGGAGGCCAAGGGGCCGGCTTTCCTGGACGTGCGCGTCGACCCCTTCGCCTTCGTCTACCCCATGGTGGGCCCGGGCATGAGCTACAAGGAGATGGTGACGGGGGACTGGATCAAATCGCGCCCGCAACAGGTGGCGCCCCACGAGATCCCGGCCGACGTGGTCCCGGACCTCTTCTAA
- the leuC gene encoding 3-isopropylmalate dehydratase large subunit, giving the protein MGKTLLDKVWDLHTVRELPNGQTQLFIGLHLIHEVTSPQAFQMIREKGLRVACPQRTFATVDHIVPTDNPNRPYADGLAEEMMVALERNCRDFGVKFFNFASGEQGIVHVVGPEQGLTQPGLTVACGDSHTSSHGAFGAIAFGVGTTQIRDILASQTLALTRPKVRRIRVSGALRPGVYAKDVILAVIRRLGVNGGIGFAYEFAGETIDRMTMEERLTICNMAIEGGARVGYVNPDRTTVEFLRGRPYAPRPEEFKAAESWWLSMASDRDAVFADAFDLDAGALEPQVAWGINPGQTVGVTEILPRPEQSKTDKAGLEEAYKFTSFVPGAPVQEVKIDVAFIGSCTNGRMSDLREAARVAKGRRVAKGVRAIVVPGSQKVQREAEAEGLPEVFRAAGFEWRNAGCSMCLAMNPDKLKGREICASSSNRNFIGRQGSPTGRTLLMSPAMVAAAAVQGRVTDVREML; this is encoded by the coding sequence ATGGGAAAAACGCTGCTCGACAAAGTCTGGGATTTGCACACCGTCCGGGAACTGCCGAACGGCCAAACGCAGTTGTTTATCGGACTCCATTTGATCCACGAGGTCACGAGTCCTCAAGCTTTTCAAATGATCCGCGAAAAAGGCCTGCGGGTCGCCTGTCCCCAGCGGACGTTCGCGACCGTGGACCACATCGTCCCCACGGACAACCCCAACCGCCCCTACGCCGACGGGCTGGCCGAGGAAATGATGGTCGCCCTGGAAAGAAACTGCCGGGATTTCGGGGTCAAATTTTTTAATTTCGCCTCGGGCGAGCAAGGCATTGTGCACGTGGTCGGGCCCGAACAAGGGTTGACCCAACCCGGGCTGACCGTGGCCTGCGGGGACAGCCACACCTCCAGCCACGGCGCCTTCGGCGCCATCGCCTTCGGTGTCGGGACCACACAAATCCGAGACATCCTGGCCAGCCAAACCCTGGCGCTGACGCGCCCGAAGGTGCGGCGCATCCGGGTGAGCGGGGCCCTTCGCCCCGGGGTTTACGCCAAGGACGTGATCCTGGCGGTGATCCGTCGCCTCGGCGTCAACGGCGGCATCGGCTTCGCCTACGAATTCGCGGGGGAAACCATCGACCGAATGACGATGGAGGAACGGTTGACGATCTGCAACATGGCCATCGAAGGCGGCGCACGGGTGGGCTATGTCAATCCGGACCGCACCACGGTCGAGTTCTTGCGCGGCCGGCCCTACGCCCCGCGCCCCGAAGAGTTCAAAGCGGCCGAGTCTTGGTGGCTCTCCATGGCTTCCGACCGTGACGCCGTCTTCGCCGACGCCTTTGATTTGGACGCCGGCGCGCTGGAGCCGCAAGTCGCCTGGGGCATCAACCCCGGTCAAACCGTCGGGGTGACGGAGATCCTCCCTCGTCCGGAGCAATCCAAAACCGACAAGGCCGGCCTGGAAGAGGCGTACAAATTCACGTCCTTCGTTCCCGGCGCGCCCGTGCAAGAGGTCAAAATCGATGTGGCGTTCATCGGCAGTTGCACCAACGGACGCATGTCGGACCTGCGCGAGGCCGCCCGCGTCGCCAAGGGGCGTCGCGTGGCCAAAGGGGTTCGGGCGATCGTGGTGCCCGGGTCCCAAAAAGTCCAGCGCGAAGCCGAAGCCGAGGGGTTGCCCGAGGTCTTCCGGGCGGCGGGGTTCGAGTGGCGCAACGCCGGCTGTTCCATGTGCCTGGCCATGAACCCCGACAAATTGAAGGGGCGCGAGATCTGTGCCTCCAGTTCCAACAGAAATTTCATCGGTCGTCAGGGGAGCCCCACCGGGCGAACGCTCCTGATGAGCCCGGCCATGGTGGCCGCCGCGGCCGTTCAGGGCCGCGTGACCGATGTGAGGGAAATGCTTTAG
- the ilvC gene encoding ketol-acid reductoisomerase, producing the protein MSITLNAKTFYDKDANLDLLKGKKIVVLGYGSQGHAQALNLKDSGCNVVVSVRKGGRGFTLAVKHGWVEGKNLLTDNVAAVKDADWIHFLLPDEAQGPVWRNELSGHVKKGVVLSWSHGFNIRFGQIVPPKEADVVLIAPKGPGHLVRRTYEEGKGTPALVAVEQDFSGKALDYALAFCKAIGSARAGVIQTTFTEETETDLFGEQNVLCGGVVDLIKAGFETLVEAGYQPEIAYFECLHELKLITDLVQEGGIGWMNYSISDTAEYGEYSRGPRLVTAATKAQMKKNLEEVQNGIFAREYLMEKAMGGTVMNSQRRANAAHPIEQVGEKLRAMMPWLKKKE; encoded by the coding sequence ATGTCGATAACCCTGAACGCCAAGACGTTTTACGACAAGGACGCCAACCTGGATTTATTGAAAGGCAAAAAAATCGTCGTGTTGGGCTACGGCTCCCAGGGCCACGCCCAGGCCCTCAATTTGAAGGATTCGGGCTGCAACGTGGTCGTCTCCGTCCGCAAGGGCGGCCGCGGCTTCACCCTGGCCGTGAAGCACGGCTGGGTGGAGGGGAAAAACCTCCTGACCGACAACGTCGCCGCCGTCAAAGACGCCGACTGGATCCATTTCCTTTTGCCCGATGAAGCCCAGGGGCCCGTTTGGCGCAACGAGTTGTCCGGTCACGTCAAAAAGGGCGTCGTCCTTTCGTGGTCCCACGGGTTCAACATCCGTTTCGGCCAGATCGTCCCGCCGAAAGAGGCGGACGTCGTTTTGATCGCTCCCAAGGGCCCCGGCCATTTGGTACGGCGCACCTACGAAGAGGGCAAAGGCACGCCCGCTTTGGTGGCCGTGGAGCAGGATTTTTCCGGGAAGGCCCTGGATTACGCCCTGGCCTTCTGCAAGGCCATTGGATCGGCCCGCGCGGGGGTCATTCAGACCACCTTCACCGAAGAGACGGAAACCGACCTGTTCGGGGAACAGAACGTGTTGTGCGGCGGCGTGGTGGACCTCATCAAGGCGGGGTTTGAAACCCTGGTCGAGGCGGGTTACCAGCCGGAAATCGCCTATTTCGAATGCCTCCACGAGCTGAAACTCATCACCGACCTCGTCCAAGAGGGCGGCATCGGGTGGATGAACTACTCCATTTCCGATACGGCCGAATACGGCGAATACAGCCGCGGCCCCCGCCTGGTGACGGCGGCCACAAAAGCGCAAATGAAAAAAAACCTGGAGGAAGTCCAGAACGGGATTTTCGCCCGGGAGTATTTGATGGAAAAGGCCATGGGCGGCACCGTCATGAACAGCCAGCGCCGCGCCAACGCGGCGCACCCCATCGAGCAGGTGGGCGAAAAGTTGCGGGCCATGATGCCGTGGCTGAAAAAGAAAGAATAG
- a CDS encoding phosphatidylserine decarboxylase family protein, with product MSAKRWIPVAGDGWKFIGGFLVVGLLAGLGGVWFARVVAVVGVLAAGFALYFFRDPDRDVPRTEDVLSPADGRVMEVAAIDGEGYGAGRVIRIFLSVMDVHIQRSPVGGRVIKARYRPGKFLDARDPRAPFVNESNALEIETPRGRVVVRQIAGLIARRILCWARPEETLAPGERFGLIRFGSQVDLYLPADVEILVGVGQRVVGGVTAVARWGGHP from the coding sequence GTGAGCGCGAAACGCTGGATCCCCGTCGCCGGGGACGGCTGGAAATTCATCGGGGGGTTCCTGGTGGTCGGTCTCCTGGCCGGCCTCGGTGGGGTTTGGTTCGCCCGGGTTGTGGCCGTTGTCGGCGTCCTGGCCGCGGGGTTCGCCCTGTACTTTTTCCGCGATCCCGACCGGGACGTCCCCCGCACCGAGGACGTACTGTCGCCCGCGGACGGCCGCGTGATGGAAGTGGCCGCGATCGACGGCGAGGGGTACGGCGCGGGGCGCGTGATCCGCATTTTCCTCTCGGTCATGGACGTGCACATTCAGCGATCGCCCGTGGGCGGGCGGGTGATCAAGGCCCGGTATCGGCCCGGAAAGTTTTTGGACGCCCGTGACCCGCGCGCGCCGTTCGTCAACGAAAGCAACGCCTTGGAAATTGAAACGCCCCGGGGCCGCGTGGTGGTCCGCCAGATCGCGGGCCTGATCGCCCGGCGCATCCTTTGCTGGGCGCGGCCGGAGGAAACCCTGGCGCCCGGCGAGCGGTTCGGTTTGATACGGTTCGGTTCGCAGGTCGACTTGTATTTGCCGGCCGATGTGGAGATTTTGGTGGGCGTCGGCCAACGGGTGGTCGGCGGCGTGACGGCGGTGGCCCGTTGGGGAGGACATCCATGA